Proteins co-encoded in one Ziziphus jujuba cultivar Dongzao chromosome 9, ASM3175591v1 genomic window:
- the LOC132799469 gene encoding uncharacterized protein LOC132799469 isoform X2: protein MKLQEKIEKPQQIWGLGLAVITAMVQSLGDGSSCVDILDNVIPYLFCEKAYMISYYLSAPNFPSDDHDKKRPRAQRTPSSLTNLKEIEHTLMLMCVLAKHWNSWVKAVKEMDSHLRGQSIHPLAFISRGMQRVGESPSATVPLLCPPVFKQKFEYCKKPSFINSRNGWFALAPLRCVSKQKFSAVSTTPALIIRSRATENALHASHTYFSDEVALQIYRITFLLLKFLCLQAEGASRRAEEVGYVDLAHFPELPMPEILHGLQDQAIAIVTELCEANKLKHIPKQVQNICCLLLQILEMALYLELCVLQICGITPVLGRVDDFSKAVKQLIGATEGHAFPKRVNEVLETYNIVCLSQIVTDRGVDVRNLCGYS from the exons ATGAAGCTTCAGG aaaaaattgaaaagcctCAACAAATCTGGGGACTTGGATTGGCTGTCATCACAGCAATGGTTCAGTCCTTAGGAGATGGTTCTTCGTGTGTGGATATTTTGGATAATGTGATTCCCTACTTATTTTGTGAAAAGGCGTACATGATTTCTTATTATCTCAGTGCACCAAACTTTCCATCTGATGATCATGACAAGAAAAGACCGCGGGCACAAAGAACTCCATCATCCCTGACTAATCTTAAAGAAATTGAGCATACTCTCATGCTAATGTGTGTGCTGGCAAAGCATTGGAATTCATGGGTTAAGGCCGTGAAGGAAATGGATTCGCATCTGAGAGGACAAAGTATCCATCCTTTAGCCTTCATTAGTAGGGGAATGCAACGTGTTGGAGAATCTCCTAGTGCAACTGTCCCTCTTTTATGTCCTCCTGTCTTCAAACAGAAGTTTGAATACTGCAAGAAACCATCATTTATCAACAGCAGAAATGGATGGTTTGCTCTTGCGCCTCTTAGATGTGTCTCAAAACAAAAGTTCTCAGCAGTCTCTACCACACCTGCTTTAATAATCAGAAGTAGAGCAACTGAAAATGCTCTACACGCTTCTCACACATACTTCTCTGACGAAGTTGCGCTACAGATCTACCGAATTACATTTCTCCTTTTGAAATTTCTCTGTTTGCAAGCTGAGGGCGCTTCTAGAAGGGCAGAGGAGGTGGGTTATGTTGATCTTGCCCATTTTCCTGAGCTTCCGATGCCTGAAATTTTACATGGCTTACAG GATCAAGCAATTGCCATTGTAACCGAGTTGTGCGAGGCCAACAAATTGAAGCATATTCCAAAACAGGTCCAGAACATTTGCTGCTTGTTACTGCAAATATTGGAGATGGCCTTATACTTGGAGCTTTGCGTCCTACAGATATGCGGCATAACACCTGTATTGGGACGCGTAGATGACTTCTCAAAAGCAGTTAAACAGTTGATTGGAG CCACGGAGGGACATGCTTTCCCTAAAAGGGTCAATGAAGTCCTTGAAACATATAATATCGTTTGTCTATCCCAGATTGTTACAGACCGAGGAGTTGATGTAAGAAACTTGTGTGGATATAGCTGA
- the LOC132799469 gene encoding uncharacterized protein LOC132799469 isoform X1 produces the protein MKLQGKNSFSSISIIMKFILTLARVREDAEMLLNSEKIEKPQQIWGLGLAVITAMVQSLGDGSSCVDILDNVIPYLFCEKAYMISYYLSAPNFPSDDHDKKRPRAQRTPSSLTNLKEIEHTLMLMCVLAKHWNSWVKAVKEMDSHLRGQSIHPLAFISRGMQRVGESPSATVPLLCPPVFKQKFEYCKKPSFINSRNGWFALAPLRCVSKQKFSAVSTTPALIIRSRATENALHASHTYFSDEVALQIYRITFLLLKFLCLQAEGASRRAEEVGYVDLAHFPELPMPEILHGLQDQAIAIVTELCEANKLKHIPKQVQNICCLLLQILEMALYLELCVLQICGITPVLGRVDDFSKAVKQLIGATEGHAFPKRVNEVLETYNIVCLSQIVTDRGVDVRNLCGYS, from the exons ATGAAGCTTCAGGGTAAGAATTCTTTTTCATCCATATCCATAATAATGAAGTTCATTTTGACACTAGCCCGTGTGAGAGAAGATGCTGAGATGCTTCTTAATTCTG aaaaaattgaaaagcctCAACAAATCTGGGGACTTGGATTGGCTGTCATCACAGCAATGGTTCAGTCCTTAGGAGATGGTTCTTCGTGTGTGGATATTTTGGATAATGTGATTCCCTACTTATTTTGTGAAAAGGCGTACATGATTTCTTATTATCTCAGTGCACCAAACTTTCCATCTGATGATCATGACAAGAAAAGACCGCGGGCACAAAGAACTCCATCATCCCTGACTAATCTTAAAGAAATTGAGCATACTCTCATGCTAATGTGTGTGCTGGCAAAGCATTGGAATTCATGGGTTAAGGCCGTGAAGGAAATGGATTCGCATCTGAGAGGACAAAGTATCCATCCTTTAGCCTTCATTAGTAGGGGAATGCAACGTGTTGGAGAATCTCCTAGTGCAACTGTCCCTCTTTTATGTCCTCCTGTCTTCAAACAGAAGTTTGAATACTGCAAGAAACCATCATTTATCAACAGCAGAAATGGATGGTTTGCTCTTGCGCCTCTTAGATGTGTCTCAAAACAAAAGTTCTCAGCAGTCTCTACCACACCTGCTTTAATAATCAGAAGTAGAGCAACTGAAAATGCTCTACACGCTTCTCACACATACTTCTCTGACGAAGTTGCGCTACAGATCTACCGAATTACATTTCTCCTTTTGAAATTTCTCTGTTTGCAAGCTGAGGGCGCTTCTAGAAGGGCAGAGGAGGTGGGTTATGTTGATCTTGCCCATTTTCCTGAGCTTCCGATGCCTGAAATTTTACATGGCTTACAG GATCAAGCAATTGCCATTGTAACCGAGTTGTGCGAGGCCAACAAATTGAAGCATATTCCAAAACAGGTCCAGAACATTTGCTGCTTGTTACTGCAAATATTGGAGATGGCCTTATACTTGGAGCTTTGCGTCCTACAGATATGCGGCATAACACCTGTATTGGGACGCGTAGATGACTTCTCAAAAGCAGTTAAACAGTTGATTGGAG CCACGGAGGGACATGCTTTCCCTAAAAGGGTCAATGAAGTCCTTGAAACATATAATATCGTTTGTCTATCCCAGATTGTTACAGACCGAGGAGTTGATGTAAGAAACTTGTGTGGATATAGCTGA